From one Catenuloplanes nepalensis genomic stretch:
- the nuoE gene encoding NADH-quinone oxidoreductase subunit NuoE, translating to MTTTVFTDTVYERARAILARYPEGRERSALLPLLHLVQSEEGYVSPAGVAFCAEVLGINKAQVGAVATFYTMYKRRPTGDWLVSVCTNTMCNVLGGQEVYDTLSETLGVGHDETTADGTITLEHAECLAACDYGPVMTVNYDFFDNVTPDSAVSVVEGLRSGDLPKPSRAPRLCTLKEMAVQLAGFSDPREGAVGEGVAGAPTLRGVTLAQQHGISVAGFDLDTPIPRKEADGSTAKSAPAKVADAVKSVPGKVASAASAAKSAVTHRKPSDSSGGDVKDPEIRAAEARNPDARTPEPDASGRTAPGGTGDAAGDAKPAGDDPGPQQQNLKDAQ from the coding sequence ATGACGACGACGGTCTTCACGGACACGGTCTACGAGCGGGCGCGGGCGATCCTGGCCCGTTACCCCGAGGGCCGCGAGCGGTCGGCGCTGCTCCCGCTGCTGCACCTGGTGCAGAGCGAGGAGGGCTACGTCAGCCCGGCCGGTGTCGCGTTCTGCGCCGAGGTGCTCGGCATCAACAAGGCGCAGGTCGGCGCGGTCGCCACGTTCTACACGATGTACAAGCGCCGGCCCACCGGTGACTGGCTGGTCAGCGTCTGCACGAACACCATGTGCAACGTGCTCGGCGGCCAGGAGGTCTACGACACGCTCTCCGAGACGCTCGGCGTCGGGCACGACGAGACGACGGCGGACGGAACGATCACGCTGGAGCACGCGGAGTGCCTCGCGGCCTGCGACTACGGGCCGGTGATGACCGTCAACTACGACTTCTTCGACAACGTCACGCCGGACTCGGCGGTCTCGGTCGTCGAGGGCCTGCGCAGCGGCGATCTGCCGAAGCCCAGCCGGGCGCCGCGGCTCTGCACGCTCAAGGAGATGGCGGTGCAGCTGGCCGGCTTCTCCGACCCGCGCGAGGGCGCGGTGGGCGAGGGTGTCGCCGGCGCGCCGACGCTGCGGGGTGTCACGCTCGCGCAGCAGCACGGCATCTCGGTGGCCGGCTTCGACCTGGACACGCCGATCCCGCGCAAGGAGGCGGACGGATCGACGGCGAAGTCCGCTCCGGCGAAGGTGGCGGACGCGGTCAAGTCGGTCCCGGGGAAGGTCGCCTCCGCCGCCTCGGCCGCGAAGAGCGCCGTCACGCATCGCAAGCCCAGCGACAGCTCCGGCGGGGACGTCAAGGACCCCGAGATCCGCGCCGCCGAGGCCCGCAATCCCGATGCCAGGACTCCCGAGCCGGACGCGTCCGGCCGCACCGCGCCGGGAGGCACCGGCGACGCGGCCGGTGACGCGAAACCGGCCGGCGACGACCCGGGCCCGCAGCAGCAGAACCTCAAGGACGCCCAATGA
- the nuoF gene encoding NADH-quinone oxidoreductase subunit NuoF — protein sequence MTSPRREVLEKLTPVLTKRWLSPDAWDIDVYERLDGYAALRKALDVHPDDLIQLIKDSGLRGRGGAGFPTGLKWGFIPQGDGKPHYLVINADEGEPGTCKDLPLMTHDPHALVEGAIIASYAIRAERAYIYIRGEAVHAARRLRNAVDQAYAKGYLGQNILGSGLNLDLVVHSGAGAYICGEETALLDSLEGFRGQPRLRPPFPATHGLYASPTVVNNVGTIASVPYIVLGGAAWWKSMGTEKSAGPMIYSLSGRINNPGQYECGLGITLRELIELAGGMQPGHELKFWTPGGSSTPLLAAEHIDTPMDFEGVAAAGSILGTTATQIFSDQDCPVYATYRWLEFYHHESCGKCTPCREGNYWMVRVFRRILSGQGTPADLDTLLDTCDNVLGRSFCGLGDGATSSVTSSLKYFKQDYLDYIEGRKAPRLSSKQLVGAH from the coding sequence GTGACCTCTCCTCGACGTGAGGTGCTGGAGAAGCTGACTCCGGTGCTGACCAAGCGATGGCTCTCGCCGGACGCGTGGGACATCGACGTCTATGAGCGGTTGGACGGCTACGCGGCCCTGCGCAAGGCGCTCGACGTCCACCCAGATGATCTTATCCAATTGATCAAGGATTCGGGGCTGCGCGGGCGAGGCGGTGCGGGCTTCCCGACCGGGCTCAAGTGGGGCTTCATTCCGCAGGGCGACGGCAAGCCGCACTACCTGGTGATCAACGCCGATGAGGGCGAGCCCGGGACCTGCAAGGACCTGCCGCTGATGACGCACGACCCGCATGCGCTGGTCGAGGGCGCAATCATCGCCTCCTATGCGATTCGGGCCGAGCGCGCCTACATCTACATCAGAGGTGAGGCAGTTCACGCCGCGAGGCGCCTGCGCAACGCGGTCGACCAGGCCTACGCGAAGGGATATCTGGGACAGAACATCCTGGGAAGCGGCCTGAACCTCGACCTCGTGGTGCACAGCGGCGCGGGTGCGTACATCTGCGGCGAGGAGACCGCGCTGCTCGACTCGCTGGAGGGCTTCCGCGGTCAACCCCGGCTGCGGCCGCCGTTCCCGGCCACGCACGGGCTCTACGCCAGCCCGACCGTGGTCAACAACGTCGGGACGATCGCCAGCGTGCCGTACATCGTGCTGGGCGGTGCGGCCTGGTGGAAGAGCATGGGCACGGAGAAGTCGGCCGGCCCGATGATCTACTCGCTGTCCGGCCGGATCAACAACCCCGGCCAGTACGAGTGCGGGCTCGGCATCACGCTCCGCGAGCTGATCGAGCTGGCCGGCGGCATGCAGCCGGGTCACGAGCTGAAGTTCTGGACGCCGGGCGGCTCGTCCACGCCGCTGCTGGCCGCGGAGCACATCGACACCCCGATGGACTTCGAGGGCGTCGCCGCGGCCGGATCGATCCTCGGCACCACGGCCACCCAGATCTTCAGCGACCAGGACTGCCCGGTCTACGCGACCTACCGGTGGCTGGAGTTCTACCACCACGAGTCGTGCGGCAAGTGCACCCCGTGCCGCGAGGGCAACTACTGGATGGTCCGGGTGTTCCGCCGCATCCTGTCCGGCCAGGGCACCCCCGCCGACCTGGACACGCTCCTGGACACCTGCGACAACGTGCTCGGCCGCTCGTTCTGCGGCCTCGGCGACGGCGCGACCAGTTCGGTGACGTCCTCGCTGAAGTACTTCAAGCAGGACTACCTGGACTACATCGAGGGGCGCAAGGCCCCCCGACTCTCCTCCAAGCAGCTGGTGGGGGCTCACTAA
- a CDS encoding NuoB/complex I 20 kDa subunit family protein yields the protein MGIEEKLPSGILLTSVEKLSNWARKSSFWGATFGLACCAIEMMAAGGPHYDLGRWGMEVFRASPRQADLMIVAGRVSQKMAPVVRQIYDQMPEPRSVISMGVCASSGGMFNNYAIVQGVDHIVPVDVYLPGCPPRPEMLIDAILKMREKVMAAPLGPNGRAMLEQRRADGKLPLVAPGAMPSSYRADPARRAQWEAAVREGREEQLRIENWMKAQNHLREEAR from the coding sequence ATGGGTATCGAGGAGAAGCTGCCGAGCGGGATTCTGCTGACCAGTGTGGAGAAACTGTCCAATTGGGCACGCAAGTCGTCGTTCTGGGGCGCCACCTTTGGCCTGGCATGCTGCGCCATCGAGATGATGGCGGCCGGCGGACCCCACTACGACCTGGGCCGGTGGGGGATGGAGGTGTTCCGCGCCTCGCCCCGGCAGGCCGACCTGATGATCGTCGCGGGCCGGGTGAGCCAGAAGATGGCGCCCGTCGTCCGGCAGATCTACGACCAGATGCCGGAGCCGCGCTCGGTCATCTCGATGGGCGTGTGCGCCTCGTCCGGCGGCATGTTCAACAACTACGCGATCGTCCAGGGCGTCGACCACATCGTGCCGGTCGATGTCTACCTGCCCGGCTGCCCCCCACGGCCGGAGATGCTGATCGACGCGATCCTCAAGATGCGCGAGAAGGTGATGGCCGCGCCGCTCGGGCCGAACGGGCGCGCCATGCTGGAGCAGCGCCGGGCCGACGGCAAGCTGCCGCTGGTCGCGCCGGGCGCGATGCCCTCCTCCTACCGGGCCGACCCGGCGCGCCGCGCGCAGTGGGAGGCGGCCGTGCGTGAGGGCCGCGAGGAGCAGCTGCGCATCGAGAACTGGATGAAGGCACAGAACCACCTGCGGGAGGAGGCGCGATGA
- a CDS encoding NADH-quinone oxidoreductase subunit D, translating to MTQASHATPGYATARDTTEGKVFTVTGGDWDQVVAGIDPLTDERIVVNMGPQHPSTHGVLRLVLELEGETVTEARPVVGYLHTGIEKNLEYRNWVQGSTFVTRMDYLAPLHNETGYALAVEKLLGVEEQITERATTIRVLMMELNRISSHLVWLATTGMELGAISMMLYGFREREYILDIFEEASGLRMNHAYIRPGGVAQDFPESAVKKTRDFLKYLPKKLKEYEDMLSGQPIWHERTKGVAVLDVTGCLALGITGPVLRSAGLGWDLRKTMPYCGYETYEFDVPTATTADVWGRYQVRIAEIRESMKLVEQALDRLRPGPVMIADKKIGWPAQLAIGVDGMGNSLEHVAKIMGQSMESLIHHFKLVTEGFRVPAGQVYVQIESPRGELGVHAVSDGGTRPYRVHYREPSFVNLQAIPAMAEGALLADVIAGGASLDPVMGGCDR from the coding sequence ATGACGCAGGCCAGTCATGCCACCCCGGGGTACGCCACCGCACGCGACACCACCGAGGGCAAGGTCTTCACCGTCACCGGCGGAGACTGGGACCAGGTCGTCGCCGGCATCGACCCGCTCACCGACGAGCGGATCGTGGTCAACATGGGGCCGCAGCACCCGTCCACGCACGGCGTGCTCCGCCTGGTGCTGGAGCTGGAGGGTGAGACCGTCACCGAGGCGCGCCCGGTCGTCGGCTACCTGCACACCGGCATCGAGAAGAACCTCGAATACCGCAACTGGGTGCAGGGTTCGACGTTCGTGACGCGGATGGACTACCTCGCGCCGCTGCACAACGAGACCGGCTACGCGCTGGCCGTGGAGAAGCTGCTCGGCGTCGAGGAGCAGATCACCGAGCGCGCCACCACCATCCGCGTGCTGATGATGGAGCTGAACCGGATCAGTTCGCACCTGGTCTGGCTGGCCACCACCGGCATGGAGCTGGGCGCGATCTCGATGATGCTCTACGGCTTCCGCGAGCGGGAGTACATCCTGGACATCTTCGAGGAGGCGTCCGGCCTGCGGATGAACCACGCGTACATCCGGCCGGGCGGCGTCGCGCAGGACTTCCCGGAGTCCGCGGTGAAGAAGACGCGCGACTTCCTGAAGTACCTGCCGAAGAAGCTCAAGGAGTACGAGGACATGCTCAGCGGCCAGCCGATCTGGCACGAGCGCACCAAGGGCGTCGCGGTGCTGGACGTGACCGGGTGCCTGGCGCTCGGCATCACCGGCCCGGTGCTGCGCTCCGCCGGCCTGGGCTGGGACCTGCGGAAGACCATGCCGTACTGCGGGTACGAGACGTACGAGTTCGACGTCCCGACCGCGACCACGGCCGACGTGTGGGGCCGCTACCAGGTCCGGATCGCCGAGATCCGCGAGTCCATGAAGCTCGTCGAGCAGGCGCTGGACCGGCTCCGGCCCGGCCCGGTGATGATCGCGGACAAGAAGATCGGCTGGCCCGCGCAGCTGGCGATCGGCGTGGACGGCATGGGCAACTCGCTGGAGCACGTCGCCAAGATCATGGGTCAGTCGATGGAGTCGCTGATCCACCACTTCAAGCTGGTCACCGAGGGCTTCCGGGTCCCGGCCGGCCAGGTCTACGTGCAGATCGAGTCGCCGCGCGGCGAGCTCGGCGTGCACGCGGTCTCCGACGGTGGCACCCGGCCCTACCGCGTGCACTATCGCGAGCCCAGCTTCGTCAACCTCCAGGCCATCCCCGCGATGGCCGAGGGCGCACTGCTGGCGGACGTCATCGCCGGCGGCGCCTCGCTGGATCCGGTCATGGGCGGATGTGATCGATAG
- a CDS encoding NADH-quinone oxidoreductase subunit A, producing the protein MSFSPYVPIVLLFVLGALFALFSVSIAPVVGPKRYNRAKLDAYECGIEPTPQPVGGGRFPIKFYLTAMLFIIFDIEIIFLYPWAVTFDALGLFGLVEMLLFIGTVFIAYAYVWRRGGLNWD; encoded by the coding sequence ATGTCGTTCTCGCCGTACGTGCCCATCGTTCTGCTGTTCGTCCTCGGCGCGCTGTTCGCGCTGTTCTCCGTGTCGATCGCGCCGGTCGTGGGCCCCAAGCGGTACAACCGGGCCAAGCTCGACGCCTACGAGTGCGGCATCGAGCCGACTCCGCAGCCGGTCGGGGGTGGGCGGTTCCCGATCAAGTTCTACTTGACGGCGATGCTCTTCATCATCTTCGACATCGAGATCATCTTCCTCTACCCGTGGGCCGTGACCTTCGATGCGCTCGGCCTGTTCGGGCTGGTCGAGATGCTGCTCTTCATCGGCACCGTCTTCATCGCGTACGCCTACGTCTGGCGGCGCGGCGGTCTCAACTGGGACTGA
- a CDS encoding NADH-quinone oxidoreductase subunit C: MTAPQNPSSTAATPAGATTTAPADYPPSTRAGQGLFGVAGTGDTSGFGGLVRQRPLTDVPPRPFGGYLDEVHDALQEAYPQFGDAVEKVVVHRGELTLHIVPERIAEVCRVMRDDPALRFELCSSVNGVDYLGQDERRLHVAYQLTSMTFRRRVRLEVAVSPAAPQVPSVTGVYPTADWQERETYDMFGVIFVGHPNLTRIMMPDDWEGHPQRKDYPLGGVPVEYKGAEIPPPDSRRTYQ, from the coding sequence ATGACGGCGCCGCAGAACCCGAGCTCGACCGCGGCCACGCCGGCCGGTGCCACCACCACCGCGCCGGCTGACTATCCGCCGTCCACCCGGGCCGGCCAGGGCCTCTTCGGCGTCGCCGGCACCGGCGACACGTCCGGCTTCGGCGGTCTGGTCCGGCAGCGGCCGTTGACGGACGTGCCGCCGCGCCCGTTCGGCGGCTACCTGGACGAGGTCCACGACGCGCTCCAGGAGGCGTACCCGCAGTTCGGGGACGCGGTGGAGAAGGTCGTGGTGCACCGCGGCGAGCTGACGCTGCACATCGTGCCGGAGCGGATCGCCGAGGTGTGCCGCGTGATGCGCGACGACCCGGCGCTGCGCTTCGAGCTGTGCTCGTCGGTGAACGGCGTCGACTACCTCGGCCAGGACGAGCGGCGGCTGCACGTGGCGTACCAGCTGACGTCGATGACCTTCCGCCGCCGCGTGCGGCTGGAGGTCGCGGTCAGCCCGGCCGCGCCCCAGGTGCCGAGCGTGACCGGCGTCTACCCGACCGCCGACTGGCAGGAGCGGGAAACGTACGACATGTTCGGCGTGATCTTCGTCGGCCACCCCAACCTGACCCGGATCATGATGCCGGACGACTGGGAGGGCCACCCGCAACGCAAGGACTACCCGCTCGGCGGGGTCCCGGTGGAGTACAAGGGCGCCGAGATTCCGCCGCCGGACTCGCGGAGGACCTACCAATGA
- a CDS encoding demethylmenaquinone methyltransferase: MSRADLDKQPHEVASMFDGVARNYDLTNTVLSFGQDRGWRRATRDALQLKLGQRVLDVGAGTGVSTLELGRSGAFAVGLDLSLGMLRAGRRVRPEVPLLAGDALALPFADGSFDAATISFALRNVVDVDGALAELARVVRPGGRLVVCEFSHPVNGPFRGVYLQYLMRSLPTVARAVSSNPEAYVYLAESIRAWPDQAALATRIGEAGWTKVAWRNLTGGIVALHRATKPE; the protein is encoded by the coding sequence GTGAGCCGCGCAGACTTGGACAAGCAGCCCCACGAGGTCGCCTCGATGTTCGACGGCGTGGCGCGTAACTACGACCTGACCAACACGGTGCTCTCCTTCGGGCAGGACCGTGGCTGGCGCCGGGCCACGCGGGACGCGCTGCAGCTCAAACTGGGGCAGCGGGTGCTCGACGTGGGCGCCGGCACCGGCGTCTCCACGCTGGAGCTGGGCCGCTCCGGCGCGTTCGCGGTCGGGCTGGACCTCTCGCTCGGCATGCTGCGCGCGGGCCGCCGGGTGCGCCCGGAGGTGCCGCTGCTGGCCGGTGACGCGCTGGCGCTGCCGTTCGCGGACGGGTCGTTCGACGCCGCCACGATCTCGTTCGCGCTGCGCAACGTGGTCGACGTGGACGGCGCGCTGGCCGAGCTGGCGCGCGTGGTGCGGCCCGGCGGGCGGCTGGTGGTCTGCGAGTTCAGCCACCCGGTCAACGGCCCGTTCCGCGGCGTCTACCTGCAGTACCTGATGCGCTCGCTGCCGACGGTGGCCCGCGCGGTCTCCAGCAACCCGGAGGCGTACGTCTACCTCGCCGAGTCGATCCGCGCCTGGCCGGACCAGGCCGCGCTGGCGACCCGGATCGGCGAGGCCGGCTGGACGAAGGTCGCCTGGCGCAACCTCACCGGCGGCATCGTCGCCCTCCACCGCGCCACAAAGCCCGAGTAG
- a CDS encoding NADH-quinone oxidoreductase subunit G yields the protein MTDVAKKADTVTLTIDGIEVTAPKGALLIRVAEQLGIAIPRFCDHPLLAPAGACRQCLVDVEGQRKPVASCTQTVADGMVVRTQLTSPVAQKAQSGVMELLLINHPLDCPMCDKGGECPLQNQAMSTGRAESRFVEQKREYQKPINISSQVLLDRERCVLCQRCTRFSEEIAGDKFIDLMDRSSGEQINTYRDDFFGGTGTGDVASEGDVLFNSYFSGNTVQICPVGALTGAQYRFRARPFDLVSSQSVCEHCSAGCAMRTDWRRGKVMRRLAGDDPAVNEEWNCDKGRWGFRYSTASDRLTNPLIRENGELREASWSEAFAVAAEGLRQARDGEHGIGVLTGGRLTVEDAYAYAKFARIALRTNDIDFRARPTSPEETDFLASSVVDRSDVHYSDVDTAPAVVFAGLEPEEECPILFLRVRKAFTKRRLPVLALAPFLTRGFEKLGAVLVGTVPGDEARLLGEDASIASALSQPGAILFVGERLATVPGALSAAAALASRTGAKLAWVPRRAGDRGAIDAGCLPHLLPGGRLVTEASARAELSAAWDVEPGVIPSIPGRSTDDIIAAAATGKIGALLVAGVDPADLADPRQAEAALDTVPFLVSLELRATAVTRRADVVFPIAPVVEKAGSFVDWEGRLRTFEAVLRTTAMTDARVLDALADQFGTTLNTGDVNEVRRELGGLPATRARRPMAPAVEPVAPAQPGANEALLATWHQLIDLGSLTDGDEHLNGTARPPVVRLSRATATALGVSDGVPVTVGTDRGAITLPALITEMAEGVVWLPTNSPGSTVRRSLGPAGSVVRLSVGASPNGSGPLLAQRTAGGDS from the coding sequence ATGACGGATGTAGCGAAGAAGGCCGACACCGTCACGCTGACGATCGACGGCATCGAGGTGACCGCGCCGAAGGGCGCGCTGCTGATCCGGGTCGCGGAGCAACTCGGGATCGCCATCCCGCGCTTCTGCGACCACCCGCTGCTCGCCCCGGCCGGCGCCTGCCGCCAGTGCCTGGTCGACGTGGAGGGCCAGCGCAAACCGGTCGCCTCGTGCACCCAGACGGTGGCGGACGGCATGGTCGTCAGGACACAGCTCACCTCGCCGGTCGCGCAGAAGGCGCAGAGCGGCGTGATGGAGCTGCTGCTGATCAACCACCCGCTCGACTGCCCGATGTGTGACAAGGGTGGCGAGTGCCCGCTGCAGAACCAGGCGATGTCGACCGGCCGGGCCGAGTCGCGCTTCGTCGAGCAGAAGCGCGAATATCAGAAGCCGATCAACATCTCCAGCCAGGTGCTGCTGGACCGGGAACGGTGCGTGCTCTGCCAGCGGTGCACGCGCTTCTCCGAGGAGATCGCCGGCGACAAGTTCATCGACCTGATGGACCGGTCGTCGGGCGAGCAGATCAACACGTACCGGGACGACTTCTTCGGCGGCACCGGGACCGGTGACGTCGCGTCCGAGGGTGACGTGCTGTTCAACTCGTACTTCTCCGGCAACACCGTGCAGATCTGCCCGGTCGGCGCGCTCACCGGCGCGCAGTATCGCTTCCGGGCGCGGCCGTTCGACCTGGTCTCCTCGCAGAGCGTGTGCGAGCACTGCTCGGCCGGCTGCGCGATGCGCACGGACTGGCGGCGCGGAAAGGTCATGCGGCGGCTGGCCGGCGACGACCCGGCGGTCAACGAGGAGTGGAACTGCGACAAGGGCCGCTGGGGCTTCCGGTACTCGACCGCGTCCGACCGGCTCACCAACCCGCTGATCCGCGAGAACGGTGAGCTGCGCGAGGCGTCCTGGAGCGAGGCGTTCGCGGTCGCGGCCGAAGGGCTGCGCCAGGCCCGGGACGGCGAGCACGGCATCGGCGTGCTGACCGGCGGCCGGCTCACGGTCGAGGACGCGTACGCGTACGCGAAGTTCGCCCGGATCGCGTTGCGGACCAACGACATCGACTTCCGGGCCCGCCCGACGTCCCCGGAGGAGACGGACTTCCTCGCGTCGTCCGTGGTCGACCGGAGCGACGTGCACTACAGCGACGTGGACACCGCGCCCGCGGTCGTCTTCGCCGGCCTGGAGCCGGAGGAGGAGTGCCCGATCCTCTTCCTGCGCGTGCGCAAGGCGTTCACCAAGCGCCGGCTGCCGGTGCTGGCGCTGGCGCCGTTCCTGACCCGCGGCTTCGAGAAGCTGGGCGCGGTGCTGGTCGGCACGGTGCCGGGCGACGAGGCGCGGCTGCTCGGCGAGGACGCGTCGATCGCGTCCGCGCTGTCCCAGCCGGGCGCGATCCTGTTCGTCGGCGAGCGGCTGGCCACCGTGCCGGGCGCGCTCTCCGCGGCGGCCGCGCTCGCCTCGCGTACCGGCGCGAAGCTGGCCTGGGTTCCGCGGCGGGCCGGCGACCGGGGCGCGATCGACGCCGGCTGCCTGCCGCACCTGCTGCCCGGCGGCCGGCTGGTCACCGAGGCGTCCGCGCGTGCGGAGCTGTCCGCCGCGTGGGACGTCGAGCCGGGCGTGATCCCGTCGATCCCGGGCCGGAGCACCGACGACATCATCGCGGCGGCTGCCACCGGGAAGATCGGCGCGCTGCTGGTGGCCGGCGTCGACCCGGCCGACCTGGCGGACCCCCGGCAGGCCGAGGCCGCGCTGGACACGGTGCCGTTCCTGGTCAGCCTGGAGCTGCGGGCCACCGCGGTCACCCGGCGCGCGGACGTGGTCTTCCCGATCGCGCCCGTGGTGGAGAAGGCCGGGTCGTTCGTGGACTGGGAGGGGCGGCTGCGCACCTTCGAGGCCGTCCTGCGCACCACGGCCATGACCGACGCCCGGGTGCTCGACGCGCTCGCCGACCAGTTCGGCACCACGCTGAACACCGGCGACGTCAACGAGGTCCGTCGTGAGCTGGGCGGTCTGCCGGCCACCCGGGCACGGCGCCCGATGGCACCGGCGGTGGAACCGGTCGCGCCGGCCCAGCCGGGTGCGAACGAGGCGCTGCTCGCCACCTGGCACCAGCTGATCGACCTGGGCTCGCTGACCGACGGCGACGAGCACCTCAACGGTACGGCCCGGCCGCCGGTCGTCCGGCTGTCCCGCGCCACCGCGACGGCGCTCGGCGTGAGTGACGGCGTGCCGGTCACGGTCGGCACCGACCGTGGCGCGATCACGCTGCCCGCGTTGATCACCGAGATGGCCGAGGGCGTGGTCTGGCTGCCGACGAACTCGCCCGGCTCGACCGTGCGCCGCTCGCTCGGCCCGGCCGGGTCGGTCGTGCGGCTGTCGGTGGGCGCATCACCGAACGGGTCCGGACCGCTCCTGGCCCAGCGCACTGCGGGAGGTGACTCGTAA
- a CDS encoding geranylgeranyl reductase family protein has translation MTQVVAEQADVIVVGAGPGGSATAYHLAQHGVRVLLLEKTEFPREKVCGDGLTPRATKQLIKMGVDTSEEAGWLRNKGLRVIGGGVRLELPWPELASFPDYGLTRTRLDFDQMLAKRAAEAGAIVRTSTNVTGPVFAEDGRIIGVTAESGPGKEPVEFRAPLVVAADGVSGRLPLALNIRKRDDRPMGVAVRRYYNSPVKHDDDYLESWLELRSRENPDKLLPGYGWIFGMGDGRVNVGLGVLNSSTGYGKTNYRHMLLDWLATTPAEWGTADEENADGPILGAALPMGFNRTPHYSRGMLLVGDSGGMVNPFNGEGIAYAMESGELAAEIITQALARAEGAERERALQAYPAELKLRYGGYYRLGGVFVKLIGRPEIMKMATRYGMPQPLLMRFVLKLLANLTDPRGGDAMDRVINAMTRVAPAV, from the coding sequence GTGACCCAGGTTGTGGCCGAACAGGCCGACGTGATCGTCGTGGGCGCGGGCCCTGGTGGCTCCGCGACCGCATATCACCTTGCCCAGCACGGTGTTCGGGTCCTGCTGCTCGAGAAGACCGAGTTCCCCCGGGAGAAGGTCTGTGGCGACGGGCTGACGCCGCGCGCCACCAAGCAGTTGATCAAGATGGGTGTCGACACCTCCGAAGAGGCCGGTTGGCTGCGCAACAAGGGCCTGCGGGTGATTGGCGGCGGCGTCCGCCTGGAGCTTCCCTGGCCGGAGCTGGCCAGCTTTCCGGACTACGGTCTGACCCGCACCCGGCTCGACTTCGACCAGATGCTCGCGAAACGCGCGGCCGAGGCCGGTGCCATCGTCCGGACCAGCACGAACGTGACCGGTCCGGTGTTCGCCGAGGACGGCCGGATCATCGGCGTGACCGCGGAGTCCGGGCCCGGCAAGGAGCCGGTCGAGTTCCGCGCGCCGCTGGTGGTCGCGGCGGACGGCGTCTCCGGGCGGTTGCCGCTCGCGCTGAACATCCGCAAGCGCGACGACCGGCCGATGGGCGTCGCGGTCCGGCGCTACTACAACTCGCCGGTCAAGCACGACGACGACTACCTGGAGTCCTGGCTGGAGCTTCGCTCACGGGAAAATCCGGACAAACTGCTCCCGGGGTACGGGTGGATCTTCGGCATGGGTGACGGCCGGGTCAACGTGGGCCTCGGCGTGCTCAACTCCTCCACCGGCTACGGCAAGACCAACTACCGGCACATGCTGCTGGACTGGCTGGCCACCACGCCCGCCGAGTGGGGCACCGCGGACGAGGAGAACGCGGACGGCCCGATCCTCGGCGCGGCGCTGCCGATGGGCTTCAACCGCACGCCGCACTACTCGCGCGGCATGCTGCTGGTCGGCGACTCGGGCGGCATGGTGAACCCGTTCAACGGCGAGGGTATCGCGTATGCGATGGAGTCCGGCGAGCTGGCCGCGGAGATCATCACGCAGGCGCTGGCGCGCGCGGAGGGCGCCGAGCGCGAGCGCGCGCTGCAGGCGTACCCGGCCGAGCTGAAGCTGCGCTACGGCGGCTACTACCGGCTCGGCGGCGTCTTCGTGAAGCTGATCGGCCGGCCCGAGATCATGAAGATGGCCACCCGGTACGGCATGCCTCAGCCACTGCTCATGCGGTTCGTGCTGAAGCTGCTGGCCAACCTGACCGACCCCCGCGGCGGCGACGCCATGGACAGGGTCATCAATGCGATGACGAGGGTCGCGCCCGCGGTTTGA